The Desulforegula conservatrix Mb1Pa genome segment TTTATTTTTTATTTACAAAGAGGATGGGGCCTCTTTTTTGATAATAGCAATGCTTAAGAATAAAGGGCAGTTTGATTTTGATGATGACCTCAATCTAAAAGATGTACAGACAATTGATCTTAATCATCTACATATTGCAGCTCGGTTTAATTTCAATAAATGGGTCGGTAATGGAGAGCATTATATTTCTTTTGTGAAAGGTATATCCAAAGATGTCACGGATTATTTCAAATCTTTCATAGGAATTGATGATGCGAATTATACAGATTCAAAAGAAAACACCGGGGATCTATATACCGCCACCACGGACTATTGTGAAAAACGTTCATACACAATGGAAACCGAAAATTCCATAAGGCAGAGACTATACGACTTAGCTACAGAAAAACATAAGTCGGGACAGCCGATCACGATTCAAGAAATTGCAAATATTATCGACCCTGAAGATCCTGAACGATTTGTGGCTTACGCGAATTCCGATGAATGCAATTTGCCTGGCGAAATACATATCGATAAAAAAGAAGCCCGCAAGCTTGTAAATATCAGCGGTGGTGATAACTTGGTACATGTAAGATTTTCAACGGAGGCTTTGGACAAAAACAGGGTCACCTTTGATATTGAGAATGATTATATAATGATCAATGGAATTCCTGATGATATCAAGAAGCACTTAAGGATGTACGAAAAGAAAGAGGATTAACAGAATATGCCTGACCCGATAAAAAAT includes the following:
- a CDS encoding nucleoid-associated protein, with translation MDLQHVIVHKLIKLSGVTGAENVTIKKKNTEFDVNNEKVISLTKQIKETYTNKSGLGYGDFEKGVGMFEQKLSQFHKAQIDFINFTLEAMTQLKNAIKNKSLATGGYLLFFIYKEDGASFLIIAMLKNKGQFDFDDDLNLKDVQTIDLNHLHIAARFNFNKWVGNGEHYISFVKGISKDVTDYFKSFIGIDDANYTDSKENTGDLYTATTDYCEKRSYTMETENSIRQRLYDLATEKHKSGQPITIQEIANIIDPEDPERFVAYANSDECNLPGEIHIDKKEARKLVNISGGDNLVHVRFSTEALDKNRVTFDIENDYIMINGIPDDIKKHLRMYEKKED